A stretch of Branchiostoma lanceolatum isolate klBraLanc5 chromosome 14, klBraLanc5.hap2, whole genome shotgun sequence DNA encodes these proteins:
- the LOC136448268 gene encoding vesicular acetylcholine transporter-like produces the protein MTVLGFEIPSLQGLRERFTERIQDPKSQRKLVLVIVCIALLLDNMLYMVIVPIIPDYLHSIGAFEPIQEKTAWNGTDNKTYWNTTTVGYENEDINIGFLFASKAIVQLIVNPLSGTLIDRTGYEKPMVIGISVMFISTAVFAFGSSYTVLFIARSLQGVGSAFADSAGLAMIADRFTEEGERSKALGIALAFISFGCLVAPPFGGILYQYAGKRVPFLTLSFICLVDGILLLFVTRPDRESGKDNSLVGSPMWKLLIDPYIAIAGGALVMCNVSLAFLEPTIAIWMKETMHSTEWEMGIVWLPCFIPYIVGVCLTVWLAGKYWHYQWLLALIGLVVQGLSTFIVPEATSFAVLILPMAGICFGEALVSTAMLPTLAYIVDIRHTSVYGSIYAIADISYSVAYAMGPMLAGKIMHDLGFLQLNIGIGLVNILYAPVLLFLKNIYTIKPDFQEHSVLLDDPPVTGSYKTYLQQANEGKEPMEIPPEAQNHVEPPPPVEDERIKKLQGSFAQDSWDDEY, from the coding sequence ATGACCGTGTTGGGATTCGAAATACCCTCCCTACAAGGGCTTCGGGAGCGATTCACGGAAAGAATCCAAGACCCCAAGTCCCAACGGAAGCTGGTGCTGGTGATCGTGTGTATAGCTCTCCTCCTAGATAACATGTTGTACATGGTCATCGTGCCGATCATACCGGACTACCTTCACTCCATAGGTGCGTTCGAACCGATTCAAGAGAAGACGGCCTGGAACGGCACGGACAATAAGACGTATTGGAACACCACGACAGTGGGGTACGAAAACGAGGACATTAACATTGGGTTTCTGTTTGCATCCAAGGCTATAGTCCAACTAATTGTCAACCCCCTTTCCGGAACACTAATTGATAGGACAGGATACGAGAAGCCAATGGTGATAGGCATCTCTGTAATGTTCATCTCGACAGCTGTCTTTGCTTTCGGCAGCAGCTACACCGTTCTTTTCATCGCTCGTAGTCTCCAAGGTGTCGGATCCGCCTTCGCCGATTCAGCGGGCTTGGCCATGATCGCAGATCGCTTCACAGAAGAAGGCGAACGGAGCAAAGCACTGGGAATAGCACTAGCGTTCATATCCTTCGGCTGTCTAGTAGCGCCCCCTTTCGGCGGGATTTTGTACCAGTACGCGGGGAAGCGAGTTCCTTTCCTGACTCTCTCCTTTATCTGTCTCGTGGATGGCATTCTCCTCCTCTTTGTTACTCGTCCGGACAGAGAATCGGGCAAAGATAACAGTCTAGTCGGCTCCCCGATGTGGAAACTTCTCATCGACCCTTACATCGCAATCGCAGGTGGAGCCCTGGTCATGTGCAACGTGTCTCTGGCCTTCCTCGAGCCGACCATCGCCATATGGATGAAGGAAACCATGCACTCAACCGAGTGGGAAATGGGCATTGTCTGGTTACCCTGCTTCATCCCGTACATCGTCGGCGTGTGCCTGACCGTCTGGTTAGCAGGGAAGTACTGGCACTACCAGTGGCTGCTGGCTCTGATCGGGTTGGTCGTGCAAGGCCTCAGCACCTTCATCGTACCAGAAGCCACCAGCTTCGCGGTCCTCATCCTCCCGATGGCCGGCATCTGCTTCGGAGAGGCCCTGGTCAGCACCGCCATGCTGCCAACCCTCGCCTACATTGTCGACATCCGCCACACGTCCGTGTATGGTTCCATCTACGCCATCGCGGACATTTCCTACTCCGTAGCCTACGCGATGGGGCCGATGCTCGCCGGCAAGATCATGCACGACCTCGGCTTCCTTCAGCTCAACATCGGCATCGGGCTCGTCAACATCCTGTACGCACCTGTTCTTCTCTTCCTGAAGAACATCTACACCATCAAACCGGACTTCCAAGAACACAGCGTGCTGCTGGACGATCCACCGGTGACGGGATCGTACAAAACGTACCTCCAACAGGCCAACGAGGGGAAAGAGCCCATGGAGATTCCACCAGAAGCACAGAACCACGTGGAGCCCCCACCACCGGTTGAAGACGAGAGGATCAAGAAGCTCCAAGGCAGCTTCGCGCAAGACTCGTGGGACGACGAATACTAA